From the Phycisphaerales bacterium AB-hyl4 genome, one window contains:
- the dapF gene encoding diaminopimelate epimerase, with protein MRFIKMHGLGNDYVYVNGYEHTIADPADLAPRIADRHFGVGGDGLILALPPEPGVEADVRMRMFNADGSEAEMCGNGVRCVCKLAHDYGITAANPMRVQTGNGVLSLEYTTNADGKVDQVTVDMGAPILEPAHVPVAPDKLTPTDQPQTFRLSIAQSNELLTTTFVSMGNPHAMIYVPDVHAIDLTRLGPLLERHPAFPNRMNIHFVQLHARNEVTMRTWERGSGITLACGTGASAVCVAGVLTDRNDRTITAHLPGGDLTLEWRESNNHVYMTGPATEVFIGDWPD; from the coding sequence ATGCGCTTCATCAAGATGCACGGCCTTGGCAATGACTACGTCTACGTCAACGGCTACGAACACACCATCGCCGATCCCGCCGACCTCGCGCCGCGCATCGCCGACCGACACTTCGGCGTCGGCGGCGACGGCCTCATCCTTGCCCTGCCGCCCGAGCCCGGCGTTGAGGCCGACGTTCGCATGCGTATGTTCAACGCCGACGGCTCCGAAGCCGAGATGTGCGGCAACGGCGTCCGCTGTGTCTGCAAGCTCGCCCACGACTACGGCATCACCGCCGCCAACCCCATGCGCGTTCAGACCGGCAACGGCGTGCTCAGCCTCGAATACACCACAAACGCGGACGGCAAGGTCGATCAGGTTACTGTCGACATGGGCGCCCCCATCCTCGAACCCGCCCACGTCCCCGTCGCCCCCGACAAGCTCACGCCGACCGATCAGCCACAAACCTTCCGCCTCTCCATCGCGCAGAGCAACGAGTTGCTCACCACCACCTTCGTCTCCATGGGCAACCCCCATGCGATGATCTACGTGCCCGATGTTCATGCCATCGACCTGACCCGCCTCGGCCCGCTGCTCGAACGACACCCGGCCTTTCCAAACCGCATGAACATCCACTTCGTCCAGCTCCACGCCCGCAACGAAGTCACCATGCGAACATGGGAACGCGGCAGCGGCATCACACTCGCCTGCGGTACGGGCGCGAGTGCTGTCTGCGTCGCAGGTGTGCTCACCGATCGCAACGACCGCACCATCACCGCCCACCTGCCCGGCGGCGATCTCACGCTCGAATGGCGCGAAAGCAACAATCACGTATACATGACCGGCCCCGCCACCGAAGTGTTCATCGGTGACTGGCCCGACTGA
- a CDS encoding alpha/beta hydrolase, with amino-acid sequence MPRQVDWQLAGSDDQPIYGTAHLPDNDAVGVLLIAHGFKGYKDYGLFPYLARAAAEQGLIAHRFNFSHSGMTRNVDTFERPELFERDTFSRQVEDLWTVAAAADAGEIAGASADRTLPQVWFGHSRGGVTALCASGQLAAQGGAELALAVPMPVGVVSAAAPDRANHLQPEQDAMLRRAGKVASPSGRTGQLLMVGRDWLTDIETQGEALDPQAMAGQGNWPVLIVHGSADEIVPVESAQSLTSAAGERGQLEIIQDASHTFNSPNPLPLDETPPAAAKRLVALTCEFAVRCCKRSARP; translated from the coding sequence ATGCCTCGACAAGTCGACTGGCAACTCGCCGGCTCGGATGATCAGCCGATCTACGGCACGGCTCACCTGCCCGACAATGACGCGGTCGGCGTGCTGCTGATCGCGCATGGGTTCAAGGGTTACAAAGACTACGGCCTGTTTCCATACCTCGCTCGCGCGGCCGCGGAGCAGGGGCTGATTGCGCATCGCTTTAATTTCAGCCACAGCGGGATGACGCGCAACGTCGACACGTTTGAACGGCCGGAGCTGTTCGAGCGCGACACGTTCAGCCGACAGGTTGAGGACTTATGGACCGTTGCGGCCGCGGCCGATGCGGGCGAGATCGCCGGTGCGTCCGCCGATCGGACGCTGCCGCAGGTGTGGTTCGGCCACAGCCGCGGCGGTGTGACCGCGCTGTGCGCCAGCGGCCAGCTTGCTGCGCAAGGCGGCGCGGAGTTGGCGCTTGCCGTGCCGATGCCGGTGGGTGTGGTGTCGGCGGCGGCTCCGGATCGTGCGAATCATCTGCAGCCGGAGCAGGATGCAATGTTGCGCCGGGCGGGCAAGGTCGCGTCACCCTCCGGCCGAACGGGACAGCTGCTGATGGTGGGGCGTGACTGGCTGACGGATATTGAAACGCAGGGCGAGGCCCTCGACCCGCAGGCGATGGCGGGCCAGGGCAATTGGCCGGTGTTGATCGTGCACGGCAGCGCGGACGAAATCGTCCCGGTCGAGTCGGCGCAATCGCTTACTTCGGCCGCGGGCGAGCGTGGGCAGTTGGAGATCATTCAAGACGCCTCGCACACCTTCAACAGCCCCAACCCCCTGCCGCTCGACGAAACGCCGCCTGCCGCGGCTAAGCGACTTGTCGCGTTGACCTGCGAGTTTGCAGTCCGCTGCTGCAAACGCTCGGCGAGGCCTTAA
- a CDS encoding M48 family metallopeptidase → MQILLIVLILALFLHDAFPVMAVDAPRLAGLALLTVVTLPKLALFVGYWLLCRHMLGKLGKPGAQRAMVRLDRWGSLYRLAAVGLYGLDLYLGLLIAVRGLIGDLILLDELVVLLPTLALLIAAWWAYYPIERRIRESSLIGRLDAGMPIYPVWTRSQFVLAQVRHHMALVLVPLLLILTWTQTVERFTPPDWQLVGRDPTPLLVFFGAGCIFLLAPLIIRHVWDTVPLPAGELRDRLQAMCRQHRVGVRELLLWRTFGGMINAAVMGVFAPVRYILLTDALLEMVRREQVEAVMAHELAHVRRHHMFWLIAIALGMLGLFQLGFGLMFFTLAETLPTGDETTGPQLVMAGWTFGLLDILRTEEGVVGATLLATGLCWYLGFGWVSRRIERQADTFAVQHLAGNRAEPARDADGRVIVDHESAETMVGALQQVALLNHVPIHKKSWRHGSIGWRQDYLRSIVGQPVDRLSIDRQMFWINLTAATALLVVITLYILATALLP, encoded by the coding sequence ATGCAGATCCTACTGATCGTCCTGATCCTCGCCTTGTTCCTCCACGACGCCTTCCCCGTGATGGCCGTCGATGCGCCGCGTCTGGCCGGCCTGGCGCTGCTGACGGTGGTTACGCTGCCCAAGCTCGCCCTGTTCGTCGGCTACTGGCTGCTTTGCCGACACATGCTCGGCAAGCTCGGCAAGCCGGGGGCGCAGCGGGCAATGGTCCGCCTCGACCGCTGGGGCAGCCTCTACCGCCTCGCGGCCGTCGGGCTGTACGGGCTTGATCTGTACTTGGGCCTGCTGATCGCCGTGCGCGGGCTCATCGGTGACCTGATCCTGCTCGACGAGTTGGTCGTGCTGTTGCCGACGCTGGCGCTGCTCATCGCCGCGTGGTGGGCGTACTACCCCATCGAACGGCGAATCCGCGAGTCGTCGCTGATCGGCCGACTCGACGCGGGCATGCCCATCTATCCCGTCTGGACGCGGAGCCAGTTCGTGCTCGCACAGGTTCGGCATCACATGGCCCTGGTGCTCGTGCCGCTGCTGCTGATCCTCACCTGGACGCAGACCGTCGAACGCTTCACCCCCCCCGACTGGCAACTGGTTGGCCGTGACCCCACGCCCCTGCTGGTCTTCTTTGGTGCGGGGTGCATCTTCCTGCTTGCTCCGCTGATCATCCGCCATGTCTGGGACACCGTGCCCCTGCCGGCGGGCGAGCTCCGCGATCGCCTGCAAGCCATGTGCAGGCAACATCGCGTGGGCGTACGCGAGCTGCTGCTCTGGCGAACGTTCGGCGGCATGATCAACGCAGCCGTGATGGGCGTTTTCGCCCCTGTTCGCTACATCCTGCTCACCGATGCATTGCTCGAAATGGTCCGCCGGGAGCAGGTCGAGGCGGTGATGGCGCACGAACTTGCCCACGTGCGTCGGCATCACATGTTCTGGCTGATCGCCATTGCACTGGGCATGCTGGGCCTCTTTCAGCTCGGCTTCGGCCTGATGTTCTTCACTCTCGCCGAAACGCTCCCCACGGGCGACGAAACAACCGGCCCGCAACTGGTCATGGCCGGCTGGACGTTCGGCCTGCTCGACATCCTGCGCACCGAAGAGGGCGTCGTCGGCGCAACCCTGCTCGCGACTGGCCTGTGCTGGTACCTCGGCTTCGGCTGGGTTTCGCGCCGCATCGAACGTCAGGCCGACACGTTCGCCGTGCAACATCTCGCCGGCAATCGGGCCGAGCCAGCCCGCGACGCCGACGGCCGTGTCATTGTCGACCACGAGTCCGCCGAGACAATGGTCGGCGCGCTTCAGCAGGTCGCGCTGCTCAACCATGTCCCCATCCACAAGAAAAGCTGGCGGCACGGCTCGATCGGCTGGCGACAGGACTATCTCCGCAGCATCGTCGGCCAACCCGTCGACCGCCTGAGCATTGACCGCCAGATGTTCTGGATCAACCTCACCGCCGCCACCGCCCTGCTCGTAGTCATCACCCTCTACATCCTCGCCACCGCCCTGCTCCCGTAA
- the sppA gene encoding signal peptide peptidase SppA, whose protein sequence is MSENPSNQPSEESGSGPVGRGPVDPRGANQPPPPPPQGYAPVAMMPAAPQQRGMWGKLGASLLTTVLLLSIGVNIYLGIIVAAYTGGGPRESAYEDGDRSHRIVVLPIEEMVTDSTHAFVRRALRLLEDDPPAAVVLRIDCPGGTVAASDRVWHEITRFKEKTNVPVVASFGSVAASGGYYIAAPADAIVAEPTTITGSIGVIVMGFTVNELLDKIGVTPEIVTSEFSTNKDQLLPIRPWTDEEREILRVTRLEPAWERFVHVVHEGRSHVLDEAAIRELATGEVFSAQQAYDLKLVDQIGYMEDALALAREQADLPEGVEPRVTIIRQPRGFGLMSLLAASGSTELDAMQQVRQLRDLSPEQLRAWVMEMAAPRAMYQSSQR, encoded by the coding sequence ATGTCAGAGAACCCGTCGAATCAGCCATCGGAAGAATCAGGCAGCGGCCCGGTCGGCCGCGGGCCGGTTGACCCGCGTGGCGCGAACCAGCCACCCCCGCCGCCGCCGCAGGGCTATGCACCGGTGGCGATGATGCCTGCCGCGCCGCAACAGCGTGGTATGTGGGGCAAGCTTGGGGCGTCGTTGCTGACGACGGTGCTGCTGCTGTCGATTGGTGTGAATATTTACCTGGGCATCATCGTCGCGGCCTATACGGGCGGCGGGCCAAGGGAGTCGGCTTACGAAGACGGCGACCGCTCGCACCGCATTGTCGTGCTGCCGATTGAAGAGATGGTCACGGACAGCACGCACGCGTTCGTCCGTCGGGCGCTGCGTCTGCTGGAGGATGACCCGCCCGCGGCCGTGGTGCTGCGCATCGACTGCCCCGGCGGAACAGTGGCGGCGTCGGACCGGGTTTGGCATGAAATCACACGATTCAAAGAGAAAACCAACGTGCCGGTGGTCGCCAGCTTCGGGTCCGTGGCGGCGAGCGGAGGCTATTACATCGCAGCGCCGGCGGACGCGATTGTCGCCGAGCCGACCACGATTACCGGCAGCATCGGCGTGATCGTGATGGGCTTCACCGTCAACGAACTGCTGGACAAGATCGGCGTGACGCCCGAAATCGTCACCTCGGAGTTTTCAACCAACAAAGACCAGTTGCTACCCATCCGCCCGTGGACGGACGAGGAGCGGGAAATCCTTCGCGTTACTCGGCTCGAGCCGGCATGGGAGCGGTTTGTGCACGTGGTTCACGAAGGCCGGTCACATGTGCTGGACGAGGCCGCGATTCGCGAGCTCGCCACCGGCGAGGTGTTTTCCGCACAGCAGGCGTACGACCTTAAACTGGTCGACCAGATCGGCTACATGGAAGACGCGCTGGCGCTGGCCCGCGAGCAAGCGGACCTGCCGGAGGGTGTGGAGCCGCGGGTGACGATTATTCGCCAGCCGAGGGGGTTCGGTCTGATGAGCCTGCTGGCCGCCAGCGGCTCGACCGAACTGGACGCCATGCAGCAGGTTCGGCAGCTTCGCGACCTTTCGCCCGAGCAACTGCGGGCTTGGGTGATGGAGATGGCCGCGCCGCGGGCGATGTACCAGAGCTCGCAACGGTAA